In the genome of Catharus ustulatus isolate bCatUst1 chromosome 1, bCatUst1.pri.v2, whole genome shotgun sequence, the window AAACTTATAAAATTGTAGAAGTCCTGTATCACGTGTGCATTTTGCCATATTTGCACCTGGAGGTCTCCAATTCTGCTTTTATATTCCTTGCTATATTAATATTATCTTGAaagtgtgtggttttgtttctagATTGTGAAGGCATCAGTGCAAGAAAGGGATCAGCTGCTTTTCAGAGTTCCCTATTACATACTGTAAGTCCTCCATCAAGTCACCCCAAATCACCTATCCAAACAGTCAGTTTCTGACTCTACAAGGAATTTGGACAGAGACGTTGTTTAGACACACACTTTAAGATGGAGCCAACACAGCCAACAAGAGAGCTTCTATGCcaaatatttaagaattaaTCTCCAATGGTGTGTCTTCACtgatacttgaaaaaaaaactcctaaaCACCCCAATGTGTTTCATGTTCTGACAAAAAAGCCCCTAAGTGCTCATAGCTCATCACAGGTGAATATGGTATCAAACAACAGAGAGAACAAGATCCCACATCCCTTAGAACATGCCCAATAGCACCTCATCCAAATGCTTTATCAATGATGTAGGGAAAGGAGGGTAGAAAGAATTTAACTCCTGACACACATATATCATGTTCCATCTATAAGTTTTCCTGAGTATCCTGTTTTCTTGAGGGGATAAGCACATAACATATGGGTTCAGATACGGGCCACGAACTTTGAAAGTCAACACATCCACTCTAATAATGCCACAACTTGCTGGGCAAATGGGTCAATAAATAGCAGAGAAAGAAACTAGTACAAATCAATGCACTACATGAAAGGATGTAAGGTGTGAGGCAGTGCACAAAACATGAACTAAGTCTCTGGTTTccaggaagaacagaaagatGTTTTAGATGTGTCACACATATTCAGAAGATGGTTTAATATCAAGTTTATAAAGTCCAGGGACAACATCCCTGAATGGAGATGGTGACAGAGAGGAACCACTACATACAATGTCCTCATCACTGGCCTCCAAATATTCCAGGACTGTGAGTACTGGCTTGCAGACTTCGGCAGCAGGACATTTTGTCATTGCTCAGTTTGGTTCCTGCTAATGCAGTTagtggaaataaattaaaagaatcaAGAGAGCATCTAGCCtaagaaaacacacacaaacacacctgtAGGGAGGGAGAACTCAGCTGAtccacacacgcacacacataCGCACAGGACAGagtcagaaaaagagaaaagataaaaatatggaaatatgcTTAAGACATCTGCTGAAGATttgtaattatatatatataaaattatatatatacgTGCATATaaactttatatatatatatatatatatcaaacAAAGGATTACTGCCGAGCAACACTATTTGTATTACTGGGATAAAGCTCTACAGTCTTAAGTGTTGTTAATAACACAGTTGGTTTCTGTCCCATCTGAAGGTAACCCCGTATGTTTCATTCTGCTTGCCTTCATTCTGTGAGCCCTCATGTCCCTGAATAACTCTGAGACAATGCCTGCTATCCTGACAGAGAGCCTTCTCCCTCAGAGTGATGGATTTTCCACACACCTCAGAAAAAGTAGACCCCTCCACTATCAGGAAAAGCACCTCAGAGGATCAAATTTCCCTCCTCACTCCAACAAACCTTCCAGTGAAGTTACCTGGAGTCTAAATTTATTAACTGAAGATCTTAATATCTTatacacatggaaaaaaaaaaaagacttagTCCCTTCTAACATTCTGCATTATTTTAAGTAGTTGATTTATGGGGCACAGTTAAACTGCATCTGCTGGAAAAAATCTCAGAGAACGATGGGatcatgatgatgatgatgatgatgatgatgaagatcCTAGATCACAGTGGTAATTGTTACAATAGAAACAATCACAAAGACCAGAAATTTTGTATTATGAATTGGTCAGTTGTACCCTGCAAAAGGAGATAATACAAGACAGAATTGTCAGGATCAAATTAACAATAGGTGTTTTAACTTGAAGgccaatttatttttctgccactTCAACCTCTCGCCCCTATTTCCAGGCAATGATGAGTGTGAGCTGGTGACCACGCAAATGCTGGTGAATGAGATTGGTCTGTTCGTATTTTCACTGTTAAGCTGTCAAAGCACTCACATCAAAGGACTGAAGAACAAATTGCAATAGTCACAAGTACCCGCATTAAAGGGATGTTTTCATCCATGTGTATACAACTGCCCCCCAGCAACcccaaaagaaaatccaaacaaaaccccagccCCATCTCAAGAAACAGAAGACCACGAAAGAAGAAGAACAAACAGGTGAGAAGAGCTGGGCAACGTGATGAAATGACAGCCAGTAGTGCGACAGCAGTGTGGAGAACCATGTCAGTCTCTCTAATCCTCGAACACTTCCAGGAACAAAGGAGGGAACAGTTCTGTGGGGCACTCCACCTTCATGTGCAGGAAGCGGCTGGCATGGCAGGCTCCGATCATTCGCAGGTCTGTCACTTTCATCAGCAGTTTTGGCCAAAAGTGTGCAACATGGTGTTTTCTGTAGTTAATGTAGTGTTCAAATGCCAGGAGGAAACCCTCTTGACACTTTTCTATTCTTTCGACGCAAACAAGGCCCGGACGATCTGTAGATACAAAGCAGCAGAATTATCATACTTActtatttgcttttaataaatccTTGAtcataaataatgaaaaataagatcATTCTGATGCtaggaaagaaaggagagggactggggacatttGTGGCTCTGTCACAAACTTCTTTCACTTCAGCCAACTCACTTTAGTAGTAGTTAGTACTATCCCCATTAAAAGAAGAAGATactccttcctttcttcatcCTTTGCCAGCTTGGCTCACTTAGAGTGAGCTGtttgggaaatatttccttACAGTGACTAGAGCATTGGATCCCTAATTTCAGCTCAGGCTTCTAGCtacattttttctgtaaaacaactaataaagaaacaaaaagttcCTTGTCAGATATCTAAATTACAGTTCCTTTCTATCTGTTCTTCTACTATCTGACCAATGGTTTGATCACGCTTTAATCATGCTTTGATCCCAGGTGAGCTGTTATGGAGCATCACGGAACAACAAAGGCCAAAAATGTGGCTGTCTCGACTGGCACTCAGTTCAGGACTGGGAAAGCCCCTTTGACAAGTCACTTCTCAGGAGACATTTCTGGGAAAGCAAGTCCTTTTTGAATTGCTTTCTGAAAGCCCTGCTCCTATATCACTGTGTAGGAAtctaaaaagaaatcaaaatgttttgatGGGGAAGATGAAGTGCTTTGTTGTGATTAATGTGGAAACCTTTTTATCTCAGATGCAGTTAATGCTTGTAAATCACTGATTGTGTATTGTTACTCAGTGCCCAATCTTCAAAGCCATCGTAAAATAAAATTGTGCCAAATCTGCCACTGCCCAAGAATGGAATTTCCTCTTTGGGTTGGCACAATGCTGGAAGCATATTTGAAAACATACTCAAATTGAGAAGGTTAGAAACTCTTTGGAAAACACAGGAAGTTGTCTGTACTGCTTTTGTATCATGACCAGTTGCAAACATTCCCAGTGTAGGTAAGCAGCACAGCTTGTAAATGCCCATTAAGAAGCAGTGGTGCTGTTAATTAGGAAAACAATAGGACAAGTCAAACTAAACATATGAGACTGGTGGAAATGTGAATGAATGCCCAGTGCATGACATTACTCAGGGAAAGAGGGGACTTATCGTAAGGACCAGTGTTGCTAAATTATAAATTTTACATTCAAGGCAAACTGGCTCAGAATCAGAACTAATTTCTTCTTGATGATCATCCCTGGCTCATTCCTAAGTACCAAACTGAGCAAGGTGTGTTACCAAAACCACTTTTATGTCCATCTCTCTGAATaccctgaatttttttcctagtggtTATCAAAATAAGTCACTGGGGTTTCGAGGGAAAATTTCTCCCACATTACTCTAGTCAGCACTACAAGATCTAACCAATCttatttcttttacaaaggGGCTTCTGACAAAGACcaaagagtttaaaaattgtttggaTCCCAATATATTTCTGTTCTCACCTGATGACATGAGCAGAACAGCCTGAAGAAGGGCAACCTCGGTGTCATCCAGGTTAAATGAAGAAAGAGACATGCCCAGGTCAAAAATGGCATCAGACACTACGCCAAGACCCCCATTTTTCAGCTGGCCCCTTGTCACCGCCATCTCCCCATTTAGTGTTAAAGTCTCACTCTCGGGGTCATAGCGAACCGCTGCTCGGAGGGACATGATCTCCATACAGCAGCCTTTCAGAAGGATGATCTGGTCTTCACATGGCAGCTGCAGAAATTATaaatggcaaagaaaaattcctgtttgtCACGTGGAGTGGCTTTTACAACTACAATAAATCTACAAGCACAAAGTTGCAATtcacagcccaggacactgcACCACATAGTGCAGCTCTCCTTGAAACATGCAGCTCTGCACAAATCCTCAGGATCTGTGTTCCTGCCTTCAGGATCTGCCTGCAGAATAACATTCCCTGGTTAGCAACCCCACAGACCCTCAAGAAATCTAGCAATAACACAGCTACTGGCTCCCTCAGCTTACAACTGATCACAGCAGAATAAACCATAATTGGGGCTGGTGCAGACCTCACCCATCCCAGTTAAATTCACTACCAGCCATACTTATTTTTTACCTGaccagaggaaaagaaagacatttgAGAGGGTCTGTAAGAGTGGActgtgttttaaacaaaaataattaaataaatgtttatatCTAGAGGATATACCTCAATCAGTGGAGCAGTAATTCTCACTGCCCATTTTAACAACAGAGAATTTATTAATCtatacttacagtaatttcatgaccataaggcgcaccggactataaggcgcacccccgggagccggtaaattttgcaactttgtacattatataaggtgcaccgaaTATAggacacactttttttttgcagcaaggatcggcccccagctccccctgcgcgattgctggctgaggccctaCCtacacctggcagccatggggccctgggcccgcctgtacccggcaggaaGGGCAccgcagccctgcagcccctccttcACCTGGCTGCCACAGGTCCCCCCACGGCTCGCGGCTCccacttccgtgttggcaaattaatttacaaactttgtacattatataaggtgcaccagactagAAAGTGCACTTTCGcgtttgggccaaaattttagtcaaaagggtgcgccttatagtcttcaaattactgtaatctagtAAGGCTGTTTTCCCTGAGCTCTCTACCTTATTGCTGGACAGACACTACGGTGTAGCTACAGCTTTTATGCTGGTGCCTAAGTTGTGATCTTCAAGGTATGTGTCTTTTCCATGCCATTAACAAAGGCAAGCTGTCCAAATTGTTACATGTAGGTTCTTTATTTACAGAGTATAACCAAGATGCTGACACATGAGCAGAACATGTTCTATAAAGCAtgtctttatattttcatagGTTATTCAACAATAACAAAACCCACCAAGACAATTTTGAGACTGTTCATGCATGTGAATAGCAAGGGTCCCACATATGAAATAGTAGCACACTTCTACTTGGCTTGAAAGGAGGCaaaaagccatttatttttgatttatataaaattattatatttacCTGTTTTTCAATTCAAAATGAAACCCCCATGAAATACAGGTTTACATGGCAATGTGTACTTCCAAAGCAAGAGAACTGATTTGGTGTGAAATGATGCAGAGCTAACTAATCCAAGCGGAAAGCAGTTCCCTGTTAGACAAGAGTTTTAAGCACAAAGCTAGCCATGCTCAGGAAAATGAGTTGAGTCATACATCTACTTTTCCAGCAATGCCAGTTTCAGGTGTGAAGTGTTTAATACACAAGAAAACTGGCTCATCCTGTTCAGGGCAAATCAGTTTCCCTAAAGATGACCCTCAGCTCAACAGCAGTGGGGGGAAGACTGCACAGGCACAACAGCAGTCTTGCTACCCAATGACAATTCCACTGTTTAGCAGCAGAAACTGAAttagggaaagaaagagagttaaaaaaaattaaaacaagaataGATATGTGAGAGGAACCATGAAGAGACACCAGAATAAGTagtaacagtaaaaaaaacacatgaaagaaaggaagagacaagggacaagaaaagggaaattaaaaaaccacCAAGCTTCTAAATAGAAGAAAGAATAgtagaaaataaacagataacAGTAGAGAAGATATTTTGTGATACTTCAGATGTTTTATTAGTGAGTCATGAAACTAATGAGGATTTCTCTTTCTACTTGATCTTTCTTAAAACTTCTTTATGGTAGTGGTGATCTGACTATGCCTATCTTTCACCTGCTTTCCTGATTCTGAAGGATACCTGGGACACCTGTTTCACAGATGCCAGGCCTCAGGTCTTATCTGCTAGTAGCAGGAGTTACCAGAGACAGGAGGCTTGAACATCAGTTTTATTCCCAACTGTGCAGATTTTAATGCTATCTACACTCATTACTTGAGTGCTGCTACCAGAGCATCTTTCAGATCAGGGTCAACAAACAGTTCAAGGATCTGCTGTgggttttcctttcctctctctgcagGGAGAAAGGAATCTGAGGTGCTCACCTCTGCAGGACACATGTGCAATGCAGCACCATagaactgagctgagctgagcaacCTCAAAGAGTATTTACACAGCTTCACCTACTGTGGAACCACTGATGCCTTGACATTTAAAACTCACACCAAACTTATTACATTCTCCTCAATCTTCATCTcttaagcagaaagaaaagcaggagagaaacaacagaagaaaagctgagaagCAAATGAAGTTTTCCTTATACTTTGATTACTCTGGGATTGGATACTTGTTTTGAGGCAGGGACCAATGGATGCACACAAACTAAGGTGGGCACTCACAGTGCTTTGCTGGCTTCTACATGTGTCCAAAGAtgtgaaaaataaggaaaagtaGCCATGAAAATATAAGTGGCCATGGATGTTCCCTGCCATGTTCCTCTTTCATAGAGATTTACTACATTCTCAGACAGCTTCTGGAATTACCAACCGAGTTAATATTTAATGCTCTGCAGGTCCTGTGGAAAAATGGGGTGTTTTTCTAGTAAAAAATCTACAGTCCACACAGCGTTGCTTCTAAGAAAAAGATATGGGTTAAAGATTATAATGTAGACAAAGTTACCAGGAGGGTGCCCCTTCAAAAAGGAGCAAacatttgtcattttcttcatgCTACAGCAAGTGCTATACAACAACATGGAGGACAGCTGTCCTACTCCTTTGTGTTTCTGAGGAGTTGTCCCTTACCCTGCCATCAGATCTTGCTGCATATGGGCAGGTGTCAGGTTTACACAGTAGCTCAGCTGTAAACAAAGCCtgtccagctgagccacatAACATACAGAGGTCATGCTCAATGATGCCTTGATTTCTTCATCCATGCTTCCTGCCTAACTCTGACACAAGTGGGCccatggcagccaggaggggtAGGAGATGTCAGATGGGCACTGAAGTCTGTGTGTGACTGGCAGAGctttctaaattaaaaagaCTACCTTGGTATGTCACTGCAATTTCCCACCAACAAACGCCAGATCAGAGGAGACAGATTCCCTCAGATGCTAAATGCTGCAGGGGCCTCATGATCTATGGACATATTCCTCGTATTTTAAAGTCTTCATGCTTGGCTACTATTTCATATTTCCTTGACTGATAGCGCCAATGCAGAGACCGGCCAGGGTGAGATATTTACACTATGACAACTATTGATATTTGCCTCTTCTTGTTCTGTACTTGCCAGAGGACATATACAGCTCTCCCTGATtgacttttctttaaaaattgccaGCCATAGTACAGTAAAATGTTATGGCTGCCTTACCCTTCCTTCCTAGGAGGGAAAGGACCCCTCAAAGGGTGCAATAGAAGGTGCTTCTGCCaatggcagggggattggaaatggatgatctttaaggtcctttccaacccaaaccattctatgattctatgcaAACTATTTAGATTATTAAGACTTAAGTATTATTTCAGGCTGCAGTTCTGATACCATTTATTAaattggagaaaagaaaatataatcaGTTATTGCATCTGGTCCTTCAATAAAAATGATACCTTTGTACAAATAAGATCAGTGTAAGGCCTCTGCATTCCTAATGTGCAACCAAGCCTTTGAGTctatttactgtatattttacATGTGAGTATATACCTGGAATGACAATCTATTACTTTCAGACTCTTTTATGCATAACCTCCCCATTCAAGAAAACCAAGCCTAGGGAACCCACAGAGGAAAGTGCCACTCCTGGACCGGGTGCTTTCCTgaatttgaagaattttttacTTCACAGACCCAACTCTACAATACTGTACCTGCCAAGGAACCAGAAGATACATAGGGAACCATGTGCTGGAAGATTTTATCAGACATATTCACAATGCTTCTGGACagtatatttttgttctttgctttgttCAAGGCCACCTCTAAAGACATATCTGAGTTCCTAATGAACCACAATGACTTCCAGATTAACAAACTCAGGATTTTAGCAATCACAGGtaaaagaaaattcataaaatttcagattattCTAGTCCCATTGATTTTGAGtgtctttaatttttcagttttagacACAGTGAATTTTTAAGTTCCATGCCAGCATATTTTGAGTAGTTTATAACAATAGGCATATAAATGAGGAAAGCAAGAAAGTCTTCTTACCTCACAAAACATAGGCAACTTTTTGGCAAAATCCACCACTCTTGTAATCGCTGGTGTGATAATTTTTGTAAACTGGCTGAAGGCTTCTAAATCCACTTTACCACCTTCTGGGGCATTAACTATTGGTGCCTGCCCAATATCTTCTGGCTAAGGATATAAACAAAGATATTTAAGGCAGCAGTCTGTCTTAGAGCAACTATTTTATACTCCAAAAAGTCCTGCTTCGTGATGGTGATatgctaaaataaaaagcaacattATTTGCTTTATAAGTAAAGTCCATTTACATTACAGAATGTGAATTTATTTGTAAAGCATTTGTGAAAGAGGTGACTGCACAGATAAATGGGTGACTGGTATGCTTCTACCCTTTCTTTGTGGACAGCTGGACTGCTGTGTGCACAGTTTCTTCCTTGTGTCTGTATCTATGCATTTTTTGGGTGCAGCAcatgcagcttttgctttaaaaCACAGGCATGTTTTTCCTTACAGGAGCTGAAAACTTTCAAGTTTCTCTAAAAGCACAGACAGTTGAGGAGACATGTTAACCCTGAGACAATGCTGCAAGCTTTGCAGATTTAGGCTCTTTCACCTATGCAAAGCTTGGAAAGTTCCCCCAGAACAGACTGCCAGGTATCACAGGGCCCCTCCAGGTAATTGCCAAGGTCAGTTTCCAAAAGGCTAAAACAAGTTATGTGCAAAGCTAAAACAACTTATGAGCAAGCACAGGCTAACGTAAAGGTGCCCTGGATAATGTAAATAGAATTTGAACTCATCTGGGTAAAATTTTGGTTGAAAATTGCCTATTGCATGATTTCAGCTCAAGGCTTCTCCAAATGAGAAACAAACAGTATTTTGAGGATTTCAATAGGGATATACAATGAAACAGTTTCAAGCAGAATCTGTAatgagtggggtttttttccaactaCACTTGAACTTGGTTTTTATGGTCAATGTGaccatgtattttaaaaacaggcaCATCAAAGCTGCTTAGTTTGTTAAGTGTGGCTTTGCAATTACAAAACACCTACCAAAAACATGCAGAGATTTCATTCTGTTCACATTAAGGTCAAAAACTAGATGAAATCCAGAGAATTAGACCTTTAGGACCGATGGGCCCCATGACATTTATATAAGACACTTAAACGGGGAAGGTGCTGAAAGTGCTGTCTGTAACCAAAGCTTGTGTTTaaccactttttaaaagaaacacatCATAAAAGATCATTCCACAGCTCTGTAACCAATCTGAATCCAAATCTAactttttacaagaaaaaactCAGCAATGTGTTAATAAAGCAAGCACCAATTATGAAGGAACAATGAAGAAGACTGGGCTCAATTATCTGATGGTTTCTACTAAAAAACTCAAATAAACTCATTTCTaggctctctccctccctccctgaaTCCTGGGCAACTAAATCACATTGTCTGTGTGCTCATGATAAACAACTTTATCTCTTCCAAGCAAGAAGACCAAATGCTTAAACTGATGCGAACCATTGttatggagaaaaagaaagagcacAGCATTATCTTGGGAAAGTCAAAGCAAGTCAGGAGAGCCAGCTAAAGCTAACACACAGGAGGGGAGTCCTTTCCACCCAGCTCAAGAGGAGAAGAGGTTAGGACCTCAATGAAGTCCCTGTTGTCAAAGAACCAGCCTCAGCCACATAAGGACAGATCCATAGCTCCTGGGGCAGACTGtcagcttctcctgctctgcaaCAATTCATTCCCACCCTCAACATCGAGCTCCCTAGGTTTTATCCCAAACCAGCTGATACCTGAAGAACAGCACTCCTGTCTAAGCAACCAAAAGTACTACTGCAGCTGCTTCTTGATCTGCTCACACCTTGATCTGCAACACTCCTGGA includes:
- the THRB gene encoding thyroid hormone receptor beta isoform X3 — its product is MSGYIPSYLDKDELCVVCGDKATGYHYRCITCEGCKGFFRRTIQKNLHPTYSCKYEGKCVIDKVTRNQCQECRFKKCIFVGMATDLVLDDSKRLAKRKLIEENREKRRREELQKTIGHKPEPTDEEWELIKIVTEAHVATNAQGSHWKQKRKFLPEDIGQAPIVNAPEGGKVDLEAFSQFTKIITPAITRVVDFAKKLPMFCELPCEDQIILLKGCCMEIMSLRAAVRYDPESETLTLNGEMAVTRGQLKNGGLGVVSDAIFDLGMSLSSFNLDDTEVALLQAVLLMSSDRPGLVCVERIEKCQEGFLLAFEHYINYRKHHVAHFWPKLLMKVTDLRMIGACHASRFLHMKVECPTELFPPLFLEVFED